CCAAACCAAAACCCACGCTGGATAAACGGTTCCCATCGGAAATTTCGGCCATTGGAAATAATCGACGGGTGATTTGTTGAATGATCGGAATGGCTGTACCACCGCCGGTAAGTATAACGAGAGCAACCTCATCTGTTTTAACACCCGCCATCACCACACATTCATTAATGATTTCCTGAAGATTCTCGATGCTCGCACAGAGACTCTCTTCAAATTGTGTCCGATTACTATACACTTGCAAACCTGCTTCAATAAAAGCCAGATCAGCAATTGCTTGCTCGTTTGAGCTAAGCTGAATCTTGGTTTCTTCAATGAGAGACATCAATATGTGCCCCTGTTCTTCCTCAACAATTGATAACAGCCTGTTGGTAAGGGCTTTGTCGGTTGACTGGCTGATTAACGCGCTTAAATCCCTTTTATATTTTCGCGTATACATGTATTGAATTTTACTCAACTCTGACAAATCAAAAAAAGGTGTTATTGGAAAAGTCAGACCTTTTGAACCCCATAAAGAACCCATGCCCAATAATGGCATAAAAGATTTCAGGCTCAATGCCCGATCAAAATCATTACCACCAATCCTTACTCCGGCATTAGCCAAAATATCCTCTTGGCGCTCAGGCTTTTTGATATAACGCCCGGATAAACGCATTATCGTAAAGTCCGAGGTACCCCCACCAATATCCATAACAATAGCTAAGCGCTCTTTATCGCCCATCGTTAATTCATGAGCGAATGCAGCGGCAATTGGCTCATATTGAAAGCGAATATTTTTAAAACCGGCCGATGTAAATATGGCTTCAAGTTGACCTTCTGCCTCCTTATCCGCCTTATCATTGCCATTGACAAAATGAACGGGTCTTCCTGCAACAACGTTACTGATTTCTCTGCCTGCAAATAACTCGGCTTTATTTTTTATATCCTCAATAAAATAGCCGATAATGGACTCAAATTTTGTTTTTCTTCCGCCGATGATAGTTCCTTCATTCATTAAAGAAGTTCCAAGCACCCGCTTAAAACTTCTCATGAAGCGGCCATCTTCTCTTGCGACATAGGCGTTGATTGCTTTGCGGCCAAAAAGAACACTGTTAGTTTCTGCCGGAAAAAAAATTGTCGACGGTATCGTTAAATGTTCTTCCTCTACTGGAACCAGTGTTATTGGATGATGACTACCAGTAGCAATGGCAACTGTTGTGTTAGACGTTCCAAAATCGATTCCACAGGCAATTTCATTGTTGCCATGCATTTTTCGTGTAGTCATACCAAGTTTTATTGTAAATAGAGCCACTGATATTTATGATCAGTAATCCGGGGTTGGGCTAAACCGGGAATTACCACGGCAATATATTTTCCCGTCTGATAACGGCCAGGATAATCCAAAGCTCAAAATGAGCAGAACACTAAGAAATTTTTTACAACGCCAATTTACTCGCCAACAAATCAAAATCAGCGCTTTCCAACCAAGGCAACATACCCAGCAAAGGAACGTCCAAAGCGGTTACAATGGTGTCTATGTTTTCATTAAGCTTTAACATGTGAGGGTCTACACATACGGCAATCCACCCAGCACAGGGCACACCCGAGTGTTGTATTGCTAAATAAGTTAATTTTGCATGATTGATACAACCCAATTTGATGCCAACCACCAGTATAATCGGCAATGCAAGCGCTTTTGCCAAATCGCTAATATCTTCGTGATCATTCAACGGCGCATACCAACCTCCGGCACCTTCGACCACTACGATTTCAACTAATTCTTTCAGAACAGTAAAATACTCGACAATACTGGCCAGCTTGACAGGATTAGTTGTGCCTGCAATATGCGGCGAAACAGGTAATTCGTATGCGTAGGGATTGATCAAGTCATAGTCAATCTTGAATGATGCATTTTCCTGTATCAACAAGGCATCTTCATTTTTCAATTTTCCATTCTGCATAGAGCAACCTGCTGCGACTGGTTTCATACCAACAACGGTTTTTCCTTGCTGCTTAAAATAACGCATCAGCGCAATAGTCGCCCAGGTTTTTCCGGCATTGGTATCGGTACCGGTTATAAAATAGCCTTGTTCCATAATGTTACACCTTGGCGATAACGCTAATAACTTCAAAAGTCGCTGAAATCTGACCACTGACTTTATATTTTTCGTAAGCTAAAATCATCTGCTGCATTGCTGTTTTTGTGGTTATTTTTTTATTGCGACCGGCAATCACGTGCTGTGCGCCCAAGCATTTTAACTCTTGCATTAACATCCAAACAGAATCATAAGGAGATATATAAAGCTTACTTTTA
Above is a window of Methylobacter sp. S3L5C DNA encoding:
- the bioD gene encoding dethiobiotin synthase, whose product is MEQGYFITGTDTNAGKTWATIALMRYFKQQGKTVVGMKPVAAGCSMQNGKLKNEDALLIQENASFKIDYDLINPYAYELPVSPHIAGTTNPVKLASIVEYFTVLKELVEIVVVEGAGGWYAPLNDHEDISDLAKALALPIILVVGIKLGCINHAKLTYLAIQHSGVPCAGWIAVCVDPHMLKLNENIDTIVTALDVPLLGMLPWLESADFDLLASKLAL
- a CDS encoding Hsp70 family protein, with amino-acid sequence MTTRKMHGNNEIACGIDFGTSNTTVAIATGSHHPITLVPVEEEHLTIPSTIFFPAETNSVLFGRKAINAYVAREDGRFMRSFKRVLGTSLMNEGTIIGGRKTKFESIIGYFIEDIKNKAELFAGREISNVVAGRPVHFVNGNDKADKEAEGQLEAIFTSAGFKNIRFQYEPIAAAFAHELTMGDKERLAIVMDIGGGTSDFTIMRLSGRYIKKPERQEDILANAGVRIGGNDFDRALSLKSFMPLLGMGSLWGSKGLTFPITPFFDLSELSKIQYMYTRKYKRDLSALISQSTDKALTNRLLSIVEEEQGHILMSLIEETKIQLSSNEQAIADLAFIEAGLQVYSNRTQFEESLCASIENLQEIINECVVMAGVKTDEVALVILTGGGTAIPIIQQITRRLFPMAEISDGNRLSSVGFGLACDASRYYLGSN